A DNA window from Pyramidobacter piscolens W5455 contains the following coding sequences:
- a CDS encoding DEAD/DEAH box helicase — translation MQIDFERKNLLSLYRKTDGDEKHALRILAAAVGPVAAGAYETMLHSRKAARISPTLPGFDAAAALQRWKRLGLAGRERGDESEGWSVVLPIRELVARETVRENSFALYCEAVESKLHLPSLRAEFGGGCRVFRELWRAVYFLRKYFYLGDSESFIQLGALDFAGGEATEEQCLSVFAATVLNNPFDREMFRALPKVMRPFFLETLHLTRMSPELRAFATDAEEELCRSGDFPELAALLADQYCHAGLFAKAMELLPKLDDAGRDRLQAVDALVRGDLETARKNYARLARRPKRRAGKAPPPVNLWDPFYIPLLAALREAPDKIAAAAHKESNRAEWARGGRLYDALGVLAKGSSANQAALFAEDDLVKTLDKAVRSMLCAPPRQDEKALDERLAKLMDALGLGAADLCHLLLAARWIAPRLARTWRPFYRIAAFHLSSLGMSFVASELESAGEALASRQDNGWHPLRDLFSPRPPWECALDALESLAGDAGGVRKKGERRLLWLVELARPAWLEEDEPIVAVRPLEQTLQGSGKWSKGREIALSSIANGLERIPGLSEQERRVADAVYDRGSYGKSELWLDGMQALHILAGLPNLVRADDFSPLEVVVGEPQLEVTRVPSGCRVLMTPANPRGREYALSEESPSRLRVTHFTQTHRNISAILGGEGAVVPEEARARTLKILSRLAANVTVQSELDGAPQSVPVEEADARLHVQLSPCGDGLNVEVVVRPFGGEGLSCRPGGGAPTLFGLKRDGAEGERRVQVKRDLAAEARKTKEFFAACPALAENGDPDDGRAQLAAPDACLELLLQLQKIPDVTVEWPRGGVMTVRRELDGSAMLGAIQSGGTDWFALSGTVAVDGELTLSLRQLMDLLRQRKGRFVPVGAGQFVALTREFQRRLETLDAMTDAKGQELRVPAPAAAAVAELFDEGALAADKKWQQLCERFDEAQALAPEAPRTLRAQLRPYQLEGFRWLARLAHWGAGACLADDMGLGKTVQTLALLLHRAEGGPALVAAPTSVCGNWIEEAARFAPTLNVIDYRSAGREKVLAALKPFDVVLASYGLLQSDAESFAQKRWHTVVLDEAQAVKNMSTKRSAAVMGLHGDFRMIMTGTPIENRLSELWNLFRFLNPGLLGSLERFNRRFASPVAAGDDGARSRLRRAIAPFLLRRVKEQVLDDLPERTEVTRRVELSPQERAFYEALRQSAVEAIDAAGNSPEEDKRFAVFAQLMKLRRCCCAVSLVSDGVGAAIPSSKLEALLELVDELRESGHRALVFSQFTDHLRLIERALAERGVPCLYLDGSTPPGKRAELVSSFQSGRGDCFLISLRAGGTGLNLTGADFVVHMDPWWNPAVEDQASDRAYRIGQTRPVTVYRFVAAHTVEEKIVELHRRKRGLAESLLAGAGTPRSLDLEALAALIREEA, via the coding sequence AAACTGCATCTGCCTTCGCTGCGCGCCGAATTCGGCGGCGGCTGTCGGGTGTTCAGAGAGCTCTGGCGCGCCGTGTACTTTCTGCGCAAATATTTTTATCTGGGCGACTCCGAAAGTTTCATCCAGCTGGGGGCGCTCGACTTCGCCGGCGGGGAAGCCACCGAAGAGCAATGCCTGAGCGTTTTTGCCGCCACGGTGCTGAACAATCCCTTCGACCGCGAGATGTTTCGCGCCCTGCCGAAAGTCATGCGCCCCTTTTTCCTCGAAACGCTGCATCTGACGAGAATGAGCCCGGAACTGCGCGCCTTTGCGACCGACGCCGAGGAAGAACTCTGCCGGTCCGGCGACTTTCCGGAGCTGGCGGCCCTGCTGGCCGACCAGTACTGCCATGCCGGACTCTTCGCGAAGGCGATGGAGCTGCTGCCCAAGCTCGACGACGCCGGCCGCGACCGCCTGCAGGCGGTCGACGCACTGGTGCGCGGCGACCTCGAAACGGCGCGCAAAAACTACGCGCGCCTGGCGCGACGTCCCAAACGCCGCGCCGGCAAGGCTCCGCCGCCCGTCAACCTTTGGGATCCGTTTTACATCCCGTTGCTGGCGGCGCTGCGCGAAGCGCCCGACAAGATCGCCGCCGCCGCGCACAAGGAAAGCAACCGCGCCGAATGGGCGCGCGGCGGACGCCTTTACGACGCGCTCGGCGTCCTCGCCAAAGGAAGTTCCGCCAATCAGGCGGCGCTGTTCGCCGAAGACGATTTGGTCAAGACGCTCGACAAGGCCGTTCGCTCCATGCTGTGTGCCCCGCCCCGCCAGGACGAAAAAGCGCTCGACGAGCGGCTCGCGAAGCTGATGGACGCCCTCGGCCTCGGCGCGGCCGACCTGTGCCATCTGCTGCTGGCGGCGCGCTGGATCGCGCCCCGGCTGGCCAGAACGTGGCGGCCGTTCTACCGCATCGCGGCGTTCCACCTGAGCAGCCTCGGCATGTCGTTTGTCGCCAGCGAGCTGGAATCCGCCGGCGAAGCGCTGGCAAGCCGACAGGACAACGGCTGGCACCCGCTTCGCGACCTGTTCAGCCCGCGTCCGCCGTGGGAGTGCGCCCTCGACGCTCTGGAATCGCTCGCCGGCGACGCCGGCGGAGTCAGGAAGAAAGGCGAACGCCGCCTCCTCTGGCTCGTCGAGCTCGCCAGACCGGCGTGGCTGGAGGAGGACGAACCGATCGTCGCCGTGCGCCCGCTCGAACAGACGCTGCAGGGCTCGGGAAAATGGAGCAAGGGGCGCGAGATCGCCCTCAGCTCCATCGCCAACGGGCTGGAACGCATTCCCGGCCTGAGCGAGCAGGAACGCCGCGTCGCCGACGCCGTGTACGATCGCGGCTCTTACGGCAAGTCGGAGCTGTGGCTGGACGGAATGCAGGCGCTGCACATCCTCGCCGGGCTGCCCAACCTCGTCCGCGCCGACGACTTTTCGCCGCTCGAAGTCGTCGTCGGCGAACCGCAGCTGGAAGTGACCCGCGTCCCGTCCGGCTGCCGCGTCCTCATGACGCCCGCCAACCCGCGGGGACGCGAATACGCGCTCAGCGAAGAGTCGCCGTCGCGGCTGCGCGTCACCCATTTCACCCAGACGCACCGCAACATCTCCGCCATTCTCGGCGGCGAGGGCGCGGTCGTTCCCGAGGAAGCGCGCGCCCGCACGCTGAAGATCCTTTCCCGGCTGGCCGCGAACGTGACCGTGCAGTCCGAACTGGACGGCGCGCCGCAGAGCGTTCCCGTCGAAGAAGCCGACGCGCGCCTGCACGTGCAGCTCTCGCCCTGCGGCGACGGTCTGAACGTGGAGGTCGTCGTGCGCCCGTTCGGCGGCGAGGGGCTGTCTTGCCGTCCCGGCGGCGGCGCGCCGACGCTGTTCGGCCTGAAGAGGGACGGCGCGGAAGGCGAACGGCGCGTGCAGGTCAAACGCGACCTCGCCGCCGAAGCGCGGAAGACGAAGGAATTTTTCGCCGCCTGCCCGGCGCTGGCCGAAAACGGCGATCCCGACGACGGCCGCGCGCAGCTCGCCGCTCCCGACGCGTGCCTCGAACTGCTTTTGCAGCTGCAAAAAATCCCCGACGTGACCGTCGAATGGCCGCGCGGCGGCGTCATGACCGTGCGCCGCGAGCTGGACGGAAGCGCCATGCTCGGCGCGATCCAAAGCGGCGGCACCGACTGGTTTGCGCTCTCCGGCACCGTCGCCGTCGACGGCGAACTGACGCTGTCGCTGCGCCAGCTCATGGATCTGCTGCGGCAGCGCAAAGGCCGCTTCGTCCCCGTCGGCGCGGGGCAGTTCGTGGCGCTGACGCGGGAATTCCAGCGCCGCCTGGAAACGCTCGACGCCATGACCGACGCCAAGGGGCAGGAACTGCGCGTGCCGGCGCCGGCCGCGGCGGCCGTGGCGGAGCTGTTCGACGAAGGCGCTCTGGCCGCCGACAAAAAATGGCAGCAGCTGTGCGAGCGCTTTGACGAAGCGCAGGCTCTCGCGCCTGAAGCACCGCGCACGCTGCGCGCGCAGCTGCGCCCCTATCAGCTGGAAGGCTTCCGCTGGCTGGCGCGCCTCGCCCACTGGGGCGCGGGCGCCTGTCTGGCCGACGACATGGGGCTGGGCAAAACCGTGCAGACGCTGGCGCTGCTGCTGCACCGCGCCGAGGGCGGCCCGGCGCTCGTGGCCGCGCCCACGTCGGTCTGCGGCAACTGGATCGAGGAGGCGGCGCGTTTCGCGCCGACGCTGAACGTCATCGACTACCGCAGCGCCGGCCGCGAAAAGGTTCTCGCCGCGCTCAAACCGTTCGACGTCGTGCTGGCGTCCTACGGCCTGCTGCAGAGCGACGCGGAGTCGTTCGCGCAGAAACGGTGGCACACCGTCGTGCTCGACGAGGCGCAGGCGGTCAAGAACATGTCCACCAAACGTTCCGCCGCCGTCATGGGCCTGCACGGCGACTTCCGCATGATCATGACCGGCACGCCGATCGAAAACCGCCTCAGCGAGCTGTGGAACCTGTTCCGCTTCCTCAACCCCGGCCTGCTCGGCTCGCTGGAACGCTTCAACCGGCGCTTCGCTTCCCCCGTCGCCGCGGGCGACGACGGCGCGCGGAGCCGCCTGCGCCGCGCAATCGCGCCGTTTCTGCTGCGCCGCGTCAAGGAGCAGGTACTCGACGATCTGCCCGAACGCACCGAAGTGACGCGCCGCGTCGAACTGAGCCCGCAGGAGCGCGCGTTCTACGAAGCGCTGCGCCAGTCCGCCGTCGAGGCCATCGACGCCGCCGGGAACTCTCCGGAAGAAGACAAGCGCTTCGCCGTCTTCGCCCAGCTGATGAAACTCCGCCGCTGCTGCTGCGCCGTCAGCCTCGTCTCGGACGGCGTCGGCGCGGCGATTCCCTCGTCCAAACTGGAAGCGCTGCTCGAACTCGTGGACGAGCTGCGCGAAAGCGGGCACCGCGCCCTTGTTTTCAGCCAGTTCACCGATCACCTGCGCCTGATCGAACGGGCGCTCGCGGAGCGGGGCGTGCCCTGCCTCTATCTGGACGGTTCCACGCCGCCGGGCAAACGCGCCGAATTGGTCAGCTCGTTCCAGTCGGGGCGCGGCGACTGCTTTTTGATCAGCCTGCGCGCCGGCGGCACGGGGCTGAATCTGACCGGCGCCGATTTCGTCGTCCACATGGATCCGTGGTGGAACCCCGCCGTCGAGGACCAGGCCTCGGACCGCGCCTACCGCATCGGCCAGACGCGCCCGGTCACCGTCTACCGCTTCGTGGCCGCCCACACCGTGGAGGAGAAGATCGTCGAGCTGCACCGCCGCAAGCGCGGCCTCGCCGAGAGCCTGCTTGCCGGCGCGGGGACGCCGCGTTCGCTCGACCTCGAGGCGCTGGCGGCGCTGATCCGCGAGGAAGCGTAA
- a CDS encoding uracil-DNA glycosylase has protein sequence MSALSALHRRVCQCRNCPLGQADGVREDGSAFYHVPGEGPENASLMIVGEAPGAEEERTGRPFVGRSGRLLTEILAAAELKREEIFITSICKCRPPKNRNPLKTEIAACLPWLTDQFEAIRPRLVLAVGNVPSQTLLGVKTGINGLRGRFHQFTWNGRRMTLRPLFHPAYLLRNPRRVEGSPWDKMLRDLVEARRFLAGQE, from the coding sequence ATGTCCGCACTGAGCGCGCTCCATCGGCGCGTCTGCCAATGTCGCAACTGTCCGCTGGGACAGGCCGACGGCGTCCGCGAGGACGGCTCCGCCTTTTATCACGTGCCCGGCGAAGGCCCCGAAAACGCCTCTCTCATGATCGTCGGCGAGGCGCCCGGCGCCGAAGAGGAGCGCACCGGCCGCCCCTTCGTCGGCCGCTCCGGCCGTCTGCTCACCGAGATCCTCGCCGCGGCGGAATTGAAGCGTGAGGAGATCTTCATCACCAGCATATGCAAATGCCGGCCGCCGAAAAACCGCAATCCGCTCAAAACCGAGATCGCCGCCTGCCTGCCGTGGCTGACGGATCAGTTCGAGGCGATCCGTCCGCGCCTGGTGCTTGCCGTCGGCAACGTGCCCTCGCAGACGCTGCTCGGCGTCAAGACCGGCATCAACGGTCTGCGCGGCCGCTTTCATCAATTCACGTGGAACGGCCGGCGCATGACGCTGCGCCCGTTGTTCCACCCCGCCTACCTGCTGCGCAACCCGCGCCGCGTCGAGGGCTCGCCGTGGGACAAAATGCTCCGCGACCTCGTCGAAGCGCGCCGGTTCCTCGCCGGGCAAGAGTGA
- a CDS encoding bifunctional adenosylcobinamide kinase/adenosylcobinamide-phosphate guanylyltransferase: protein MVIGGWRSGASAFALKLAQDWERKTIVSTQTSTEADVLEHIALYQKGLDDGCETIVEGFDLARALDKVRGGVCIVDDLGAWVSNLTNGSSRFAGETCPEIEAFVGKLRLPPCEVIVVTRELGMGLSSERIAERRYRDVVGRLNQRVAALAASVYLCVSGLPLKLK, encoded by the coding sequence ATGGTCATCGGAGGCTGGCGCAGCGGCGCCAGCGCTTTCGCGCTGAAACTGGCGCAGGACTGGGAGCGGAAAACGATCGTTTCCACACAGACCTCCACCGAAGCGGACGTGCTGGAACACATCGCGCTCTATCAAAAAGGGCTCGACGACGGCTGCGAAACCATCGTCGAAGGCTTCGATCTCGCCCGCGCGCTCGATAAAGTCAGAGGCGGCGTGTGCATCGTCGACGACCTCGGCGCCTGGGTGAGCAACCTGACGAACGGCAGTTCCCGCTTCGCCGGCGAGACCTGCCCCGAAATCGAAGCGTTCGTCGGAAAACTGCGCCTGCCGCCCTGCGAAGTGATCGTCGTCACCCGCGAGCTGGGCATGGGCCTTTCTTCCGAGCGGATCGCCGAGCGCCGTTACCGCGACGTCGTCGGCCGCCTCAACCAGCGCGTCGCCGCGCTGGCCGCTTCGGTCTACCTGTGCGTCAGCGGGCTGCCGCTCAAACTCAAATAA
- a CDS encoding LysR family transcriptional regulator, with protein sequence MELFHLRYFMTVAKYENFSKAAEELYISQPSISKAVLSLEKELGVSLFLRKGKRVQLNDTGLALKRKLEPVMSILDNLSKELRVVAGHSRSTIVFNVLAGSPLLPDILLKFKAMHPFIDFQIIQNARTTKCDLCMRTALPDAAPGNGRVVMNEEILLAVPMQSHLALKESVRLKDLRNENFIMLGKRSPMREIADHFFALCGFVPHVGFESDNPGTIRGLVSAGLGISFWPEATWGHLATDKARLVHISDPLCSRNIYITCDERGKLNDQTRMFLDFVVDYFHGLLKKPR encoded by the coding sequence ATGGAACTCTTTCATTTACGATACTTTATGACTGTCGCTAAATACGAAAATTTCTCGAAGGCCGCCGAGGAACTGTACATCTCCCAGCCGTCCATCAGCAAAGCCGTGCTCTCGCTGGAGAAGGAGCTCGGCGTGTCGCTGTTTCTGCGCAAAGGCAAGCGCGTGCAGCTCAACGACACGGGGCTGGCGTTGAAGCGCAAGCTCGAGCCCGTGATGAGCATCCTCGACAATCTCTCCAAAGAGCTCAGGGTCGTGGCGGGACATTCGCGCTCGACCATCGTCTTCAACGTGCTGGCCGGATCGCCGCTGCTGCCCGACATCCTCCTCAAGTTCAAGGCCATGCATCCCTTCATCGACTTCCAGATCATCCAGAACGCCCGCACCACCAAGTGCGACCTCTGCATGCGCACGGCTCTGCCCGACGCGGCGCCGGGAAACGGCCGCGTGGTCATGAACGAGGAGATCCTGCTGGCCGTCCCCATGCAGTCCCATCTGGCGCTGAAAGAGTCGGTGCGGCTCAAGGACCTGCGCAACGAGAACTTCATCATGCTCGGCAAGCGCAGTCCGATGCGCGAGATCGCCGACCACTTTTTCGCGCTGTGCGGCTTCGTCCCGCACGTGGGATTCGAAAGCGACAATCCCGGCACGATCCGCGGCCTCGTCAGCGCCGGCCTGGGCATTTCGTTCTGGCCGGAAGCCACGTGGGGTCATCTGGCCACCGACAAGGCGCGGCTGGTGCATATCTCCGACCCGCTGTGCAGCCGCAACATCTACATCACCTGCGACGAACGCGGCAAACTCAACGACCAGACGCGAATGTTCCTCGACTTCGTCGTCGACTACTTCCACGGCCTGCTGAAAAAACCTCGTTAA